In Vibrio sp. STUT-A11, a genomic segment contains:
- a CDS encoding YciN family protein produces MSDRKFIEEFDLLLIANQIIQEHDDYIEGMRATSVEEKDDVLVFKGEYFLDEKGLPTANTTAVFNMFKYLAHHLSKEFTLNK; encoded by the coding sequence ATGTCTGATAGAAAATTTATTGAAGAATTTGACCTTCTTTTAATCGCGAATCAAATCATCCAAGAGCACGATGATTATATTGAGGGTATGCGCGCAACAAGCGTGGAAGAAAAAGACGACGTTTTAGTATTTAAAGGGGAATACTTTCTTGATGAGAAAGGATTACCGACGGCGAACACGACTGCCGTTTTCAATATGTTTAAGTATCTGGCTCACCATCTTTCAAAAGAGTTCACGCTTAATAAATAG
- the aroA gene encoding 3-phosphoshikimate 1-carboxyvinyltransferase, whose amino-acid sequence MESLTLQPINKIQGEVNLPGSKSVSNRALLLAALAKGTTRLTNLLDSDDIRHMLNALTTLGVQYQLSEDKTECVVEGLGQPFSVSEPVELFLGNAGTAMRPLAAALCLGEGEYVLTGEPRMKERPIGHLVTALQDAGADIEYLENENYPPLKIVGTGLKSGTVSIDGSISSQFLTAFLMSAPLAEGEVRINIEGDLVSKPYIDITLHIMKQFGVDVINNDYQEFVIPAGQHYVAPGDFLVEGDASSASYFLAAAAIKGGEVKVTGIGKNSIQGDIQFADALGKMGAEIEWGDDYVIARAGQLKGIDMDYNHIPDAAMTIATTALFAEGTTAIRNVYNWRVKETDRLSAMATELRKVGAEVEEGEDYIIVKPVPQLKHAAIDTYDDHRMAMCFSLVALSDTPVTINDPKCTSKTFPDYFDKLKSLSC is encoded by the coding sequence ATGGAAAGCCTAACGTTACAACCAATCAATAAAATCCAAGGGGAAGTTAACCTTCCAGGATCAAAAAGTGTCTCTAACCGAGCTCTTTTGCTAGCCGCTTTAGCAAAAGGCACGACACGCCTGACCAACCTTCTCGATAGTGACGACATCCGTCATATGCTCAACGCGCTTACTACGCTTGGTGTTCAATATCAGTTGTCTGAAGACAAAACTGAGTGTGTTGTGGAAGGTCTCGGCCAACCATTTTCTGTGTCTGAGCCTGTAGAGCTGTTTTTAGGTAATGCTGGCACGGCAATGCGCCCACTAGCGGCTGCGCTTTGTCTTGGTGAAGGTGAGTATGTTCTGACTGGTGAGCCTCGTATGAAAGAGCGCCCAATTGGTCACCTCGTTACCGCACTACAAGATGCTGGTGCTGATATCGAATACCTCGAAAATGAAAACTACCCGCCATTAAAAATTGTGGGAACGGGTTTGAAGTCGGGTACGGTATCGATTGATGGTTCCATTTCGAGTCAATTTTTAACCGCTTTCCTTATGTCAGCGCCACTCGCTGAAGGCGAAGTTCGCATCAATATTGAAGGCGATTTGGTGTCTAAGCCGTACATCGATATCACGCTACATATCATGAAGCAGTTTGGCGTTGATGTAATCAACAATGATTACCAGGAATTTGTGATTCCTGCCGGACAGCATTATGTCGCACCTGGAGATTTTCTAGTGGAAGGTGACGCCTCTTCAGCGTCTTACTTCCTCGCTGCTGCTGCGATCAAAGGTGGCGAAGTGAAAGTTACCGGTATTGGTAAAAACAGTATTCAGGGTGACATTCAATTTGCCGATGCGCTTGGAAAAATGGGCGCAGAAATTGAGTGGGGCGATGATTATGTGATTGCTCGTGCAGGTCAGCTGAAGGGAATTGATATGGATTACAATCACATCCCTGATGCGGCGATGACGATTGCAACCACAGCTCTGTTTGCAGAAGGCACGACAGCGATTCGCAATGTTTACAACTGGCGGGTAAAAGAAACTGACCGTTTGTCTGCGATGGCGACTGAACTTCGTAAAGTCGGCGCTGAAGTGGAAGAGGGTGAGGATTACATCATCGTTAAGCCAGTTCCTCAGCTAAAACATGCTGCGATCGACACTTATGATGACCACCGTATGGCGATGTGTTTTTCATTGGTTGCGTTGAGTGATACACCTGTAACCATAAATGATCCGAAGTGTACATCGAAGACGTTCCCTGACTACTTTGACAAGCTTAAGTCTCTAAGTTGTTAG
- a CDS encoding glycine zipper 2TM domain-containing protein — MTRIQNRATVWCWIILLLPFFANAAYERNVAKPVNEVVYGKVDSVRYITQQEVVKSKSNGWKTLLGATIGGLVGNQFGGGTGREVATAVGALTGAAVAQNQRTEQYTVESQLVELLIKVDNDKLINVIQDVDRNMLFGRGDEVRILYFDDGVRVDMVY; from the coding sequence ATGACGCGAATACAAAACCGAGCGACCGTGTGGTGTTGGATCATACTGCTTTTACCATTTTTCGCCAATGCGGCTTATGAGAGAAATGTAGCAAAGCCCGTTAATGAAGTGGTTTATGGAAAAGTTGACTCTGTTCGTTATATCACGCAGCAAGAGGTGGTTAAATCGAAAAGTAATGGTTGGAAAACGTTACTAGGTGCAACAATCGGTGGGTTGGTCGGAAACCAGTTTGGTGGCGGAACCGGTAGAGAAGTCGCAACCGCTGTTGGTGCACTTACCGGCGCTGCTGTCGCACAAAATCAACGTACTGAGCAATACACGGTTGAATCTCAGTTGGTTGAACTGCTGATAAAAGTTGATAACGACAAACTTATCAATGTCATTCAAGACGTTGATAGAAATATGTTATTTGGCCGCGGCGACGAGGTTCGTATCTTGTATTTTGATGATGGTGTTCGGGTAGATATGGTCTATTAG
- the aat gene encoding leucyl/phenylalanyl-tRNA--protein transferase, with translation MAIYLTELGKTYSFPSPYKALNDPNGLLAFGGDLDPMRILQGYHQGIFPWYGPGEPILWWSPSPRAVFDPLTFKPSKSLTKFQRKHKYQVTLNQATEKVIQLCSSTRPESETWLNEDMQASYTALAELGYCHSVEVWRDGDLIGGLYGLSIGQLFCGESMFSLEDNASKIALWYLCEHLKSNHGQLIDCQVMNPHLASLGAFELDRDEFMQKLLSLRENQMASGTFKPQVLRNSIS, from the coding sequence ATGGCAATTTATTTAACTGAACTTGGTAAAACGTACTCCTTTCCCTCCCCTTACAAAGCATTGAACGACCCTAATGGGCTTCTAGCTTTTGGTGGCGATTTGGACCCGATGAGAATACTTCAAGGCTATCATCAAGGGATTTTTCCTTGGTACGGACCTGGTGAACCGATACTCTGGTGGAGCCCTTCACCTCGCGCCGTTTTTGATCCTTTGACTTTTAAACCATCCAAAAGTCTCACAAAGTTTCAGCGCAAGCATAAATATCAAGTTACCCTCAACCAAGCCACAGAGAAGGTAATTCAACTCTGCTCTTCAACCCGCCCTGAGAGCGAAACCTGGCTAAATGAAGACATGCAGGCATCTTACACAGCACTGGCGGAGCTTGGTTATTGTCACTCGGTAGAAGTATGGCGTGACGGTGACTTAATCGGAGGCTTGTACGGGCTAAGTATTGGCCAACTTTTTTGCGGTGAATCTATGTTTAGCTTAGAGGATAACGCATCGAAAATTGCTTTGTGGTATTTGTGTGAACATCTTAAGTCAAACCATGGTCAATTGATCGACTGTCAGGTCATGAATCCTCACTTGGCATCGCTGGGCGCATTTGAACTTGATCGGGACGAATTTATGCAAAAGCTACTATCTTTAAGAGAAAACCAAATGGCTTCAGGCACTTTTAAGCCACAAGTTCTGCGGAATTCAATATCATGA
- a CDS encoding arginyltransferase, whose amino-acid sequence MSTDLQHIRIGLTNNHPCSYLPERKERVAVALDDNLHTEENYQLLMANGFRRSGDTIYKPHCERCNACQPIRVAIKDFTLSKSQKRLLKKGQGLRWEMKPQMDPEWFQLYSRYICKRHKSGTMYPPKRDEFARFAQTNWLTTLFLHVYDESEQLVAIGVTDVMPHCSSAFYTFFDPDYPLSLGTLAVLYQIKYCRENNQQWLYLGYQIDECPAMNYKTRFQRHQRLVNQRWQG is encoded by the coding sequence ATGAGCACGGATCTACAACACATTCGCATAGGATTAACCAACAACCACCCTTGTAGCTATTTACCGGAGCGAAAAGAGCGTGTTGCAGTCGCTCTCGATGACAACTTACATACAGAAGAAAATTATCAACTGCTGATGGCGAATGGCTTTCGTCGCAGTGGTGATACGATATACAAACCACACTGTGAGCGCTGCAATGCCTGTCAGCCGATACGTGTGGCAATAAAAGATTTCACTCTGTCAAAAAGCCAAAAACGACTGTTGAAAAAAGGGCAAGGTTTGCGCTGGGAAATGAAACCTCAAATGGATCCAGAGTGGTTTCAGCTCTATAGTCGCTACATTTGCAAGCGTCATAAGAGCGGGACAATGTACCCGCCAAAGCGTGATGAGTTTGCTCGCTTTGCACAAACTAACTGGCTTACCACTCTGTTTTTGCATGTCTATGATGAGTCAGAACAACTAGTTGCCATCGGAGTTACCGATGTGATGCCTCATTGTTCCAGTGCGTTTTATACCTTTTTCGACCCTGATTACCCACTATCACTGGGTACATTGGCAGTGCTTTATCAAATAAAATACTGCCGAGAAAACAACCAGCAATGGCTGTACTTGGGCTATCAGATTGATGAATGCCCTGCAATGAACTACAAAACACGCTTTCAACGCCACCAAAGGCTAGTAAATCAGCGTTGGCAAGGGTAG
- the infA gene encoding translation initiation factor IF-1 has protein sequence MAKEDVIEMQGTVLDTLPNTMFRVELENGHVVTAHISGKMRKNYIRILTGDKVTVEMTPYDLTKGRIVFRAR, from the coding sequence ATGGCTAAAGAAGACGTAATTGAGATGCAAGGCACGGTCCTTGACACTCTACCAAACACTATGTTCCGTGTTGAACTTGAAAACGGTCACGTTGTGACTGCGCATATCTCTGGTAAAATGCGTAAGAACTACATCCGTATCCTTACGGGTGACAAAGTAACTGTAGAGATGACTCCATACGACCTAACTAAAGGCCGCATCGTCTTCCGTGCTCGTTAA
- the clpA gene encoding ATP-dependent Clp protease ATP-binding subunit ClpA, which yields MLNKELESSLNSAFARARDKRHEFMTVEHLLLALLENDAAKEALLACKADLDALRNELDIFIDQTTPLIPESDETRETQPTLSFQRVLQRAVFHVQSSGRNEVTGANVLVAIFSEQESHAAYLLKKNDISRLDIVNFISHGITKASGASEDPSSPGSFSSESADDSNAEERLESFATNLNQVAKAGNIDPLIGRDKELERTIQVLCRRRKNNPLLVGEAGVGKTAIAEGLAWRIVEGQVPEVIENSVIYSLDIGSLLAGTKYRGDFEKRFKTILKQLEKEEDAILFIDEIHTIIGAGAASGGQVDAANLIKPLLSSGKLRCIGSTTYQEYSNIFEKERALSRRFQKIDIVEPSLDDTTKILMGLKPKYEAHHEVRYTNKALRAAVELSAKYINERHLPDKAIDVIDEAGACSRLAPASRRKKTVGVADIEAMVAKMARIPEKSVSSSDKDILKNLDRKMKMLVFGQDNAIDALSEAIKLTRAGLGVDNKPVGSFLFAGPTGVGKTEVTVQLSKLLGIELLRFDMSEYGERHSVSRLIGAPPGYVGYDQGGLLTDAVIKHPHSVVLLDEIEKAHPDIFNLLLQVMDNGTLTDNNGRKADFRNVILVMTTNAGVAETEKKSIGLIQQDNSFDAMAEIKKVFTPEFRNRLDNIIWFNSLDESVIHQVVDKFIVELQVQLDARGVSMEVSQDARHWLANKGYDKAMGARPMGRVIQEQLKKPLANELLFGSLVNGGTVKVSLVNDVLQFEYLSEKEAAMH from the coding sequence ATGCTAAACAAAGAACTAGAGTCAAGCCTTAACAGTGCATTTGCTCGTGCGCGCGACAAACGTCACGAGTTCATGACTGTCGAACACCTCCTACTTGCATTGTTGGAAAATGATGCAGCTAAGGAAGCCCTTCTAGCCTGCAAAGCGGATTTAGATGCTTTGCGTAACGAACTCGATATATTCATCGATCAAACCACCCCACTCATTCCAGAAAGCGACGAGACGCGTGAAACGCAACCGACTTTGAGTTTCCAACGCGTATTGCAACGTGCAGTATTTCATGTTCAGTCGTCGGGTCGAAATGAAGTGACAGGGGCAAACGTACTTGTTGCGATTTTCAGTGAGCAGGAATCTCACGCCGCTTATCTTCTCAAGAAAAATGATATCTCTCGCTTAGACATCGTCAATTTTATCTCCCATGGCATAACCAAGGCGTCTGGTGCGAGCGAAGACCCATCTTCACCAGGTTCTTTTAGTTCTGAAAGTGCAGATGATTCGAATGCTGAAGAACGATTGGAGAGTTTTGCTACTAACTTAAACCAAGTAGCAAAAGCAGGAAATATTGATCCACTTATTGGTCGAGATAAAGAGTTGGAACGTACCATTCAGGTACTGTGCCGTCGCCGAAAAAATAACCCATTGCTTGTGGGTGAAGCTGGCGTGGGTAAAACAGCGATTGCAGAAGGCCTGGCGTGGAGAATTGTTGAAGGGCAGGTGCCTGAAGTTATTGAAAATAGTGTCATTTATTCTTTGGATATTGGTTCCTTGCTCGCGGGTACTAAGTACCGTGGTGACTTTGAGAAACGTTTCAAGACCATTCTGAAACAACTTGAAAAAGAAGAAGACGCGATTCTATTTATTGATGAAATTCATACTATCATCGGTGCTGGCGCTGCATCTGGCGGTCAAGTTGATGCGGCAAACTTAATTAAACCTCTGCTTAGCAGCGGCAAGCTTCGTTGTATCGGCTCCACAACGTACCAAGAGTACAGCAACATCTTTGAGAAAGAGCGCGCACTCTCTCGTCGTTTCCAAAAAATCGATATTGTTGAGCCATCACTCGATGACACAACTAAGATTTTGATGGGTCTGAAGCCGAAATACGAAGCGCATCACGAAGTTCGTTATACAAATAAAGCACTGCGTGCTGCCGTGGAGCTATCGGCTAAGTACATTAATGAACGTCACTTGCCAGATAAAGCCATCGACGTTATTGATGAAGCAGGTGCATGTAGTCGCCTAGCACCAGCAAGCCGACGTAAGAAAACTGTCGGTGTGGCGGACATTGAAGCCATGGTGGCGAAAATGGCTCGAATTCCTGAGAAGTCGGTATCCTCCTCGGATAAAGATATTCTCAAGAATCTGGACCGCAAGATGAAAATGCTAGTGTTCGGACAAGACAATGCGATTGATGCGTTATCAGAAGCTATAAAGCTAACCCGCGCGGGTTTGGGTGTTGATAACAAACCAGTAGGGTCTTTCTTGTTTGCTGGCCCAACAGGTGTAGGTAAAACGGAAGTGACTGTTCAGCTATCTAAATTGCTTGGCATTGAGCTACTGCGTTTTGATATGTCTGAATACGGCGAACGTCATTCAGTGAGTCGTTTAATCGGTGCGCCACCGGGATATGTGGGTTACGACCAAGGTGGTCTGCTCACTGATGCGGTGATCAAACATCCGCACTCTGTGGTTCTGTTGGATGAGATCGAGAAAGCGCATCCAGATATCTTTAACTTGCTATTGCAAGTGATGGATAACGGCACCCTTACCGACAACAACGGTCGTAAAGCAGATTTCCGCAATGTGATTCTTGTCATGACGACCAACGCTGGTGTTGCGGAAACCGAGAAAAAATCGATCGGCTTGATTCAGCAAGACAATAGCTTTGATGCGATGGCGGAAATTAAGAAAGTATTTACGCCGGAGTTCCGTAACCGTCTTGATAATATCATCTGGTTTAACAGCTTGGATGAGAGTGTTATCCATCAAGTTGTCGACAAGTTCATTGTTGAGCTTCAAGTTCAGTTGGATGCTCGCGGTGTTTCGATGGAAGTTTCTCAAGACGCACGTCACTGGCTGGCTAACAAAGGTTACGACAAAGCCATGGGCGCTCGTCCAATGGGTCGTGTTATCCAAGAGCAGCTTAAGAAACCTTTGGCGAACGAGCTTCTGTTTGGCTCTTTAGTTAACGGTGGCACCGTGAAGGTTTCACTTGTAAACGATGTGCTTCAATTTGAGTACTTGAGTGAGAAAGAAGCAGCAATGCACTGA
- the clpS gene encoding ATP-dependent Clp protease adapter ClpS: MSKNFEWVTPDSDLLERESTKIQPPKLYNVVLNNDDYTPMDFVIDVLERFFSHDIDRATQIMLKVHYEGKAVCGTYSAEIAETKVAQVTMYAKENEHPLLCTMEQA; this comes from the coding sequence ATGAGTAAAAATTTTGAATGGGTCACTCCAGACTCTGATCTTCTGGAGCGAGAAAGTACAAAAATTCAGCCACCTAAGCTGTATAACGTTGTACTCAACAATGATGATTATACACCTATGGATTTCGTCATAGATGTGCTTGAGCGATTCTTTTCACATGATATAGATAGAGCGACTCAAATAATGCTCAAGGTCCACTATGAAGGAAAGGCAGTTTGTGGGACGTACAGCGCAGAAATTGCCGAGACAAAAGTAGCGCAAGTTACGATGTACGCAAAGGAAAATGAACATCCGTTACTTTGCACTATGGAGCAAGCGTAA
- the cspD gene encoding cold shock domain-containing protein CspD, with amino-acid sequence MATGTVKWFNNAKGFGFICSDEEEGDIFAHYSTIQMDGYRTLKAGQQVSYETEKGPKGCHASSVVPIEDQAK; translated from the coding sequence ATGGCTACAGGTACAGTAAAGTGGTTTAACAATGCCAAAGGATTTGGGTTTATCTGTTCTGACGAAGAAGAAGGAGATATCTTTGCCCACTACTCAACTATCCAGATGGACGGTTATCGTACACTGAAAGCAGGCCAACAAGTCTCATACGAGACGGAAAAAGGTCCAAAAGGCTGTCACGCAAGTAGCGTAGTGCCAATTGAAGACCAAGCTAAATAA
- a CDS encoding NADP-dependent isocitrate dehydrogenase yields MPTEKPTIIYTITDEAPALATYSLLPIIQSFTASSGINVDTRDISLAGRIIANFPEHLKEEQRIGDALTELGNLAQTPEANIIKLPNISASIPQLRAAIKELQGKGYDLPNYPDEPATYEEEAIKAAYDKIKGSAVNPVLREGNSDRRAPLSVKNYAKKNPHSMGAWSADSKSHVASMSGNDFFGSEKSTTVSGATDVKIEFVAADGSVKELKAAFPLLDKEVIDSSVMKKKALVEFFEKEIAEAKAQDVLLSLHMKATMMKVSDPVIFGHAVKVYYKDVFAKYGKLFEELGVDVNNGLGDVYSKIESLPAAQKEEIEAAIQAVYQTQPELAMVDSDRGITNLHVPSDIIVDASMPAMLRSSGQMWGPDGKQKDTKALIPDRCYAGIYQAVIDFCKEHGAFDPTTMGSVPNVGLMAQKAEEYGSHDKTFILDAAGTVRVVDTAGQVLLEQEVEEGDIFRMCQVKDAPIQDWVKLAVTRARATGVPAVFWLDENRAHDAELIKKVNAYLPDHDTDGLEIKILSPVDACLYSLERIKAGLDTISVTGNVLRDYLTDLFPILELGTSAKMLSIVPLMNGGGLFETGAGGSAPKHVQQVEKENHLRWDSLGEFLALAASLEHLSVATGNAKAQVLADTLDKATGEFLDNNKSPSRKVGELDNRGSHYYLASYWAKALAEQTADADLAAEFAPIAKALSEQEEAIVAELNNAQGVKGELGGYYLLDDSLTSELMRPSAILNSIIDK; encoded by the coding sequence ATGCCTACAGAAAAGCCTACAATTATCTACACCATCACTGATGAAGCACCGGCGCTTGCAACTTATTCATTACTACCAATCATCCAATCGTTTACTGCATCGTCTGGCATCAATGTAGATACTCGTGATATTTCACTAGCAGGTCGAATTATCGCTAACTTCCCAGAGCATTTGAAAGAAGAACAACGTATTGGCGATGCGTTGACAGAGCTTGGTAATCTAGCGCAAACACCAGAAGCGAACATCATTAAGCTGCCAAACATTTCTGCATCTATCCCGCAGCTGCGAGCGGCAATTAAAGAGCTTCAAGGTAAAGGATACGATCTACCGAACTACCCAGATGAGCCGGCGACTTATGAAGAAGAAGCGATTAAAGCGGCTTACGACAAGATTAAGGGCAGTGCAGTAAACCCGGTTTTACGTGAAGGTAACTCAGACCGTCGTGCTCCGCTTTCTGTTAAGAACTATGCGAAGAAAAACCCTCATTCAATGGGGGCATGGTCTGCGGATTCAAAATCACATGTCGCTAGCATGTCTGGTAATGACTTCTTTGGCAGTGAAAAATCGACTACCGTTTCAGGTGCGACAGACGTAAAAATCGAGTTTGTTGCAGCTGATGGTTCAGTCAAAGAACTTAAAGCTGCGTTCCCTCTACTCGATAAAGAGGTGATCGACAGTTCAGTAATGAAGAAGAAAGCACTGGTTGAGTTCTTCGAAAAAGAAATTGCTGAAGCAAAAGCACAGGACGTATTGCTGTCTCTACACATGAAAGCGACCATGATGAAGGTTTCTGACCCTGTCATCTTCGGTCACGCTGTAAAAGTGTACTACAAAGACGTATTTGCTAAATACGGTAAGTTATTCGAAGAGCTTGGCGTTGATGTAAATAATGGTCTTGGTGATGTTTACTCGAAAATCGAATCACTACCAGCAGCACAAAAAGAAGAGATTGAAGCGGCAATTCAGGCGGTTTACCAAACTCAGCCTGAACTAGCGATGGTTGACTCTGACCGTGGTATCACCAACCTTCATGTACCAAGCGACATCATCGTTGACGCGTCTATGCCAGCAATGCTTCGCTCTTCTGGTCAAATGTGGGGCCCTGACGGCAAGCAAAAAGATACTAAGGCATTGATTCCAGATCGTTGCTACGCAGGTATTTACCAGGCAGTAATTGATTTCTGTAAAGAGCACGGTGCATTTGATCCAACAACAATGGGCAGCGTACCAAACGTTGGTCTAATGGCTCAAAAAGCAGAAGAGTACGGTTCTCACGATAAGACGTTTATCCTAGATGCTGCAGGTACAGTACGTGTTGTTGATACAGCGGGTCAGGTTCTACTTGAGCAAGAAGTAGAAGAAGGCGACATCTTCCGTATGTGTCAGGTGAAAGATGCTCCAATCCAAGACTGGGTTAAGCTAGCGGTGACTCGTGCTCGCGCAACAGGCGTTCCTGCAGTGTTCTGGCTAGATGAAAACCGTGCACACGATGCAGAGCTTATCAAGAAAGTGAACGCATACCTACCTGATCACGATACTGACGGTTTAGAAATTAAGATTCTGTCACCAGTAGACGCATGTCTGTACTCACTAGAGCGTATCAAAGCAGGTCTGGACACCATTTCTGTTACAGGTAACGTACTACGTGACTACCTGACTGACTTGTTCCCAATTCTTGAGCTTGGTACGTCAGCTAAGATGCTGTCAATCGTTCCACTGATGAATGGTGGTGGTCTGTTTGAAACGGGTGCTGGTGGTTCAGCTCCGAAACACGTTCAACAAGTTGAAAAAGAAAATCATCTTCGTTGGGATTCTCTTGGTGAGTTCTTAGCGCTAGCTGCATCTTTAGAGCACCTAAGCGTCGCTACAGGCAACGCGAAAGCACAAGTTCTGGCAGATACGCTGGATAAAGCGACAGGTGAGTTCCTAGATAACAACAAGTCGCCATCACGTAAAGTGGGTGAGCTGGATAACCGCGGTAGTCACTACTACCTAGCATCGTACTGGGCAAAAGCGTTGGCTGAGCAAACGGCAGATGCTGATCTGGCAGCTGAATTTGCACCGATTGCAAAAGCACTATCAGAGCAGGAAGAAGCGATTGTTGCTGAGTTGAACAACGCACAAGGCGTGAAAGGTGAGCTAGGTGGTTACTACCTACTTGATGATTCATTAACGTCTGAACTAATGCGTCCAAGTGCAATTCTGAACTCAATTATCGATAAATAA
- a CDS encoding pseudouridine synthase — MTSRTGSEKGRRSHQSKEGHFKRSEKSNRSRTQPSNKRRPTRTAQNQKSRIDPKDRKVVVFNKPYDTLSQFTDGDGRKTLADYIPVKGVYAAGRLDRDSEGLMVLTNDGILQAKLTQPKSKSPKTYWVQVDGAPEEADLDKLRQGVKLKDGMTLPAKVEVMDAPEIWDRTPPVRFRANIPTTWLAITIIEGRNRQVRRMTAHIGFPTLRLVRFSMGNIELGDLQPGEWKEIEL, encoded by the coding sequence ATGACATCTCGCACAGGGTCTGAAAAAGGTCGTCGTAGTCATCAATCTAAAGAGGGGCATTTTAAACGTTCTGAAAAGTCTAATCGCTCCCGTACGCAGCCAAGTAATAAGCGACGCCCTACCCGCACAGCCCAAAATCAAAAATCACGCATCGACCCTAAGGACCGCAAGGTTGTCGTCTTTAATAAACCTTACGACACGCTCAGCCAATTTACTGATGGTGATGGACGTAAAACACTCGCAGACTACATTCCGGTGAAAGGTGTCTATGCCGCAGGCCGATTAGATCGTGATAGTGAAGGCCTGATGGTACTCACTAACGATGGTATTTTGCAGGCAAAATTAACACAGCCTAAGTCTAAATCGCCTAAAACGTACTGGGTACAAGTCGATGGTGCACCTGAAGAAGCCGATCTTGATAAATTACGTCAAGGGGTAAAACTAAAGGACGGTATGACGCTACCAGCGAAGGTTGAGGTGATGGATGCACCCGAGATCTGGGACAGAACGCCACCGGTTCGCTTTCGTGCCAATATTCCTACGACTTGGTTGGCGATAACCATCATTGAGGGGAGAAACCGACAAGTGAGACGTATGACTGCTCATATTGGCTTCCCTACTCTGCGTTTGGTGCGTTTTTCTATGGGGAATATCGAGTTAGGCGATCTACAGCCGGGTGAGTGGAAAGAAATAGAGCTCTAG
- a CDS encoding DUF2057 domain-containing protein → MKRTIWTSILMALSALSVPNAYANTSSLTELDAALGVEVLFINSQDAKQMDEPFMLATGSNQVVLRMNTMLGRGEKRGNFTSAPYILTLDVDGGELEIDGPQLNELTQAKKVFEGDKIDWNVSLNDSDINYDQVKMVGKKGTFPYSNLDEQLAIYNAANGITFAGSAIAPAAGTSLVNGTQQAAKSAGPDSLEMQKAKMSYLKLSPNERKAFRKWLVDQQ, encoded by the coding sequence ATGAAACGTACAATTTGGACTTCGATTTTAATGGCGCTTTCTGCGCTGAGCGTCCCTAATGCGTATGCGAATACCAGTTCATTGACGGAACTAGATGCGGCTCTGGGGGTTGAAGTGCTATTTATCAATAGCCAAGATGCAAAACAGATGGATGAGCCATTTATGCTGGCGACGGGATCGAATCAAGTCGTATTGCGTATGAATACAATGTTAGGCCGCGGTGAAAAGCGCGGTAACTTCACTTCAGCTCCTTATATTCTTACTTTGGATGTCGATGGTGGCGAGTTGGAAATCGACGGTCCGCAACTGAACGAGCTAACGCAAGCCAAAAAAGTGTTTGAAGGCGATAAGATTGATTGGAATGTTAGCCTTAATGACAGCGATATAAACTACGACCAAGTCAAAATGGTGGGAAAAAAGGGCACGTTCCCTTATTCAAACCTTGATGAGCAACTTGCTATTTATAACGCAGCCAACGGCATTACTTTTGCGGGCAGTGCAATCGCACCCGCTGCCGGCACGAGTTTAGTAAACGGTACGCAGCAGGCAGCTAAGTCTGCAGGCCCAGATAGCCTGGAAATGCAAAAAGCGAAAATGTCGTATTTGAAATTGTCGCCGAACGAGCGTAAAGCCTTCCGTAAGTGGTTGGTTGACCAACAGTAA